Proteins co-encoded in one Leucobacter exalbidus genomic window:
- a CDS encoding cation:proton antiporter, with protein MEFGLLLVIGVVVLVGTSVLGSRIGVAAPLLLVVVGIGAGYLPFVPLIEVPPDLILLGVLPPLLYAAAVNVPLIDFRRNFRPVIGLSVVLVVISAVIIGLVLHAFVPGIPLPAAIALGAVISPTDAVAATSIGKRLGMPDRVVSILEGESLVNDATSLVLLKTAIAAVAGNFVFVEAAGSFVYSVTVALIVGGLMGIITVWLRSKLNNPVYDTMISFVVPFIAFIPAEELHASGVLAVVVTGLYTGHHASRRFSATARTNERLNWRTVQFVLENGVFLLMGLQLHALVEQVINSDFELAHVLLISLALVGVLIVCRALFVAPLIVGLRSTARAYERRGRGLKRMAGRVREDPDPSTQRLRRVSLLQQRVHADIVHERDQQLGWRDGAVLSWSGMRGVVTLAAAQSIPITIPYRPQIIMIAFAVAIITLLLHGLSLPALIHKLWPSGSGAGATAAELTALSGDLVEAANSGIDDALANEDPAHQTPDSVTARARAGAKNTLTPIAMSLGSAEGYTSVPEVESPARAYLRLARAALESQRAALIEERAIGRYSSHALRAAEHALDAQESRLTPPETH; from the coding sequence ATGGAATTTGGACTTCTCCTCGTAATCGGCGTCGTGGTGCTCGTTGGCACGTCTGTGCTGGGAAGCCGCATCGGCGTGGCCGCCCCGCTGCTCTTGGTGGTCGTGGGCATTGGGGCGGGGTATCTGCCCTTTGTGCCGCTGATTGAAGTACCGCCCGACCTGATCTTGTTGGGTGTGCTGCCACCGCTGCTGTATGCGGCCGCGGTGAACGTGCCGCTGATCGATTTTCGCCGTAACTTTCGGCCCGTCATTGGCCTCTCGGTCGTGCTGGTCGTCATCTCGGCCGTGATTATCGGGCTCGTGCTGCACGCCTTCGTGCCCGGCATTCCGCTGCCCGCCGCCATCGCCCTCGGCGCCGTGATCAGCCCCACCGATGCCGTGGCCGCCACGTCAATTGGTAAGCGGCTCGGCATGCCCGACCGGGTGGTGTCCATCCTCGAGGGCGAAAGCCTCGTCAACGATGCCACCTCCCTCGTGCTCCTGAAAACCGCGATCGCCGCAGTGGCCGGCAACTTCGTGTTCGTCGAGGCCGCCGGCTCCTTCGTCTACTCCGTCACTGTTGCCCTGATTGTGGGCGGCCTGATGGGCATCATCACCGTGTGGCTGCGGTCGAAGCTCAACAACCCTGTCTACGACACCATGATTTCGTTCGTGGTGCCCTTCATCGCGTTCATTCCCGCCGAAGAACTGCACGCTTCTGGCGTACTCGCGGTCGTCGTCACCGGCCTCTACACCGGCCACCACGCCTCACGCCGATTCAGTGCCACCGCCCGCACCAACGAGCGGCTGAACTGGCGCACGGTGCAGTTCGTGCTCGAAAATGGCGTGTTCTTACTGATGGGCCTGCAGCTGCACGCCCTCGTCGAGCAGGTCATCAACAGTGATTTTGAGCTCGCGCACGTGCTGCTCATTTCGCTCGCACTTGTGGGCGTGCTGATCGTGTGCCGCGCGCTATTCGTCGCGCCCCTCATCGTGGGCCTGCGCAGCACGGCCCGCGCGTATGAGCGGCGGGGCCGGGGCCTGAAGCGCATGGCGGGGCGGGTGCGTGAGGATCCGGATCCCAGCACGCAACGCCTGCGGCGCGTATCGTTGCTGCAGCAGCGCGTGCATGCCGATATCGTTCATGAGCGTGATCAGCAGCTGGGCTGGCGCGATGGTGCGGTGCTGAGCTGGAGCGGGATGCGCGGCGTGGTGACGCTTGCGGCGGCGCAGTCGATTCCCATCACCATCCCCTACCGCCCGCAGATCATCATGATCGCGTTTGCGGTCGCCATCATCACGCTGCTGCTGCACGGGCTGTCACTGCCCGCCCTGATTCATAAGCTGTGGCCGAGCGGCTCGGGTGCCGGCGCCACGGCCGCAGAGCTCACCGCGCTCAGCGGCGACCTCGTTGAGGCCGCCAATAGCGGAATCGACGATGCGCTCGCCAATGAGGATCCGGCGCATCAAACCCCAGATTCCGTTACTGCGCGAGCCCGTGCGGGCGCCAAGAACACGCTCACGCCCATCGCGATGTCGCTCGGCAGCGCCGAGGGATACACCTCGGTTCCCGAGGTTGAGAGCCCGGCGCGCGCCTATCTCAGGCTCGCACGCGCGGCGCTCGAATCGCAGCGCGCTGCCCTCATCGAGGAGCGCGCCATCGGCCGGTACAGCTCGCACGCACTGCGCGCCGCCGAGCACGCACTGGATGCGCAGGAGTCACGCCTCACCCCGCCTGAGACGCACTAA
- a CDS encoding VOC family protein, whose translation MIDQFGKVMIYVADPQRVAAFWEQTVGFVRVTTQELEGRVLSVELAPAAGHAASLVLFERATVAQMSPELNLGTPSILFGSHDAAGMRSRLEAAGVTVGELAHHGGRTTFNFADPEGNYFAVEQL comes from the coding sequence ATGATCGATCAGTTTGGCAAAGTGATGATCTATGTTGCAGACCCCCAGCGCGTAGCCGCGTTCTGGGAGCAGACCGTGGGCTTCGTGCGGGTGACCACCCAGGAGCTTGAGGGACGGGTGCTCTCGGTCGAGCTCGCCCCCGCGGCAGGTCACGCCGCCTCGCTCGTGTTGTTTGAGCGCGCCACCGTCGCCCAGATGTCGCCCGAGCTGAACCTCGGCACCCCGTCGATTCTGTTTGGCAGCCATGACGCCGCCGGCATGCGATCGAGGCTCGAGGCGGCAGGGGTCACCGTTGGCGAGCTCGCGCACCACGGCGGGCGCACCACGTTTAACTTCGCAGACCCCGAAGGGAACTATTTCGCGGTCGAGCAGCTGTAA
- a CDS encoding EamA family transporter — MTSFARHRVPASVLAVAAIFSVQFGNALVGGMFTAVGPLGAAAARLGFAALLLLVFVRPRVRSWDRATWGGAIALGIALAGMNSCIYLAFDRIPLGIAVTIELLGPLAVAAATSRRLLDVGWVVLALGGVLLLGAAPGGGLPLAGVGFALAAAGFWALYIVCSSRLGAKAQGLDPLAVAMTVAAAVVLPLGAGDAVAAFTVQPILIAVFVGAALLTSVIPYTLEFVALRRMSVRVFGVLSSLGPAVAALAGFVVLAQHLTLVQCGAIALVVAACAGVIGTAKRGGV; from the coding sequence ATGACCTCTTTTGCTCGGCACCGTGTGCCCGCCAGTGTGCTCGCGGTGGCCGCGATCTTCAGCGTCCAGTTTGGTAACGCGCTGGTGGGTGGCATGTTTACCGCGGTGGGGCCGCTGGGCGCCGCTGCTGCCAGGCTGGGATTTGCTGCCCTGCTGCTGCTCGTATTCGTGCGCCCCCGCGTGAGGTCGTGGGATCGTGCCACGTGGGGCGGGGCGATCGCGCTGGGGATTGCGCTGGCGGGCATGAACTCGTGCATTTACCTCGCGTTTGACCGAATTCCGCTGGGCATCGCCGTCACGATCGAACTGCTCGGGCCGCTTGCGGTGGCTGCGGCGACCAGTCGCCGGCTGCTCGATGTGGGCTGGGTGGTGCTGGCGCTCGGCGGGGTACTGCTGCTCGGCGCGGCCCCGGGTGGCGGGCTGCCGCTTGCCGGGGTCGGATTTGCGTTGGCGGCGGCCGGGTTTTGGGCGCTCTACATTGTGTGTTCGTCACGGTTGGGGGCTAAAGCCCAGGGCCTCGACCCGCTCGCGGTCGCCATGACCGTCGCCGCCGCAGTCGTGCTTCCGCTGGGTGCCGGTGACGCCGTTGCCGCGTTCACCGTGCAGCCGATACTGATCGCGGTGTTTGTGGGGGCCGCGCTGCTCACCTCAGTGATTCCGTACACGCTGGAGTTTGTGGCGCTGCGCCGCATGTCGGTACGGGTGTTTGGGGTGCTGTCGAGCCTCGGGCCCGCGGTGGCTGCGCTGGCGGGGTTCGTGGTGCTCGCGCAGCACCTGACGCTTGTGCAGTGTGGCGCGATTGCGCTGGTGGTGGCTGCCTGTGCCGGGGTGATTGGCACGGCCAAGCGCGGCGGCGTTTAA
- a CDS encoding DEAD/DEAH box helicase: MAERDRNETQVSLETTLEQLRSAAREAGDATVSPDDAFAAFEEWVWEDRGLRLYPAQEEAILGITLGSNVILATPTGTGKSLVALGAHFSALTEGRRTVYTAPIKALVSEKFFELVAVFGAENVGMITGDASINSDAPVICCTAEILANLAIRDREIGGITQVVMDEFHYYAEPERGWAWQVPLLMMPDAQFLLMSATLGDVRELAKDLSDRTGRDTSLVTGVERPVPLHFNYAVKPAHEVVEELIADRQVPAYLVHFNQSHAVEQAQALSSIRIVDREGRDEIAAALGDFRFSTGFGVTLSRLVRSGIGVHHAGMLPRYRRLVEQLAQRGLLRVICGTDTLGVGINVPIRTVVITALTKFDGVKMRRLSAREFHQISGRAGRAGYDTEGDVIALAPEHDVENAKSAAKAAAKAESAKGGKKAKPAKKKSAPQGFVAWSEATLDKLVISEPEPLVSRMRVSHSMVLGVIGRGEINEGDALETMRTLVFDSHEPRANQFAHARTAIGIFRTLRNGGIVEVYEDPRGHRLLRLTVELQANFALNQPLSPFALAAIELLDPESDTYALDVISIIEATLENPRAILRAQEHAARGEAVAAMKAEGIEYEERMELLEEITYPQPLKELLDEAFHEYLKEVPWARDFELKPKSVVRDMIERAFGFRDVVSFYQLGRAEGGVLRYLSDAFRAISRTVPEQAKSPELEDLIDWLGELVRQIDSSLIDEWEELANPEAHAQNADPDRALSIAPPARSVLANERAFLVMLRNALFRRVQGAAFERYSELAELDGPGGFSEQKWRDALAGYYTEYDEILLDGDARSAALVQIDRSSADEGIWRFRQVLLDPENDRDWRIEGTVDLEKSELEGEPVVRVDRVGPFAGE, encoded by the coding sequence ATGGCCGAGCGTGACAGGAACGAGACACAAGTGAGCTTAGAGACAACGCTCGAGCAATTGCGAAGCGCTGCACGCGAGGCCGGTGACGCCACGGTGAGCCCAGACGACGCCTTTGCGGCGTTCGAAGAGTGGGTGTGGGAAGACCGCGGGCTCAGGCTGTACCCCGCGCAAGAGGAAGCGATCCTCGGCATCACCCTCGGCAGCAACGTGATTTTGGCGACCCCCACCGGCACCGGTAAATCACTCGTCGCACTCGGCGCCCACTTCTCAGCACTCACCGAGGGCCGCCGCACCGTCTACACCGCCCCCATTAAAGCGCTCGTGAGCGAAAAGTTCTTCGAGCTTGTCGCCGTGTTTGGCGCCGAAAACGTGGGCATGATCACAGGCGACGCCTCCATCAACTCAGACGCCCCCGTGATCTGCTGCACCGCCGAGATCCTCGCCAACCTCGCCATTCGCGACCGTGAGATCGGCGGCATCACGCAGGTAGTGATGGATGAGTTCCACTACTACGCCGAACCCGAGCGCGGCTGGGCCTGGCAGGTACCGCTGCTGATGATGCCCGACGCCCAGTTCCTGCTGATGTCAGCCACCCTGGGCGACGTACGCGAACTCGCGAAAGACTTGAGCGACCGCACCGGCCGCGACACCTCGCTCGTGACCGGCGTCGAACGCCCCGTGCCCCTGCACTTCAACTACGCAGTGAAGCCCGCCCACGAGGTCGTCGAAGAACTCATCGCCGACCGCCAAGTACCCGCATACCTCGTGCACTTCAACCAGTCACACGCGGTCGAGCAGGCGCAGGCGCTGTCGAGCATTCGCATCGTTGACCGCGAAGGCCGCGACGAAATCGCGGCAGCGCTGGGCGACTTCAGATTCTCCACAGGCTTCGGCGTCACCCTCTCGCGGCTCGTGCGCTCGGGCATCGGCGTGCACCACGCCGGCATGCTGCCCCGCTACCGCCGGCTCGTCGAGCAGCTCGCCCAGCGCGGCCTGCTGCGCGTCATCTGCGGCACCGACACCCTCGGCGTGGGCATCAACGTGCCCATTCGCACCGTCGTGATCACCGCCCTCACCAAGTTCGACGGCGTCAAAATGCGCCGGCTCTCGGCACGCGAATTTCACCAGATCTCGGGCCGCGCCGGCCGCGCCGGCTACGACACCGAGGGCGACGTCATCGCCCTCGCCCCCGAACACGACGTCGAAAACGCCAAGTCGGCTGCCAAAGCCGCCGCCAAAGCCGAAAGCGCCAAGGGCGGCAAAAAAGCGAAACCTGCCAAGAAGAAGTCGGCCCCCCAAGGCTTCGTCGCCTGGAGCGAAGCGACCCTCGACAAACTCGTCATCTCAGAGCCCGAGCCGCTCGTCAGCCGCATGCGGGTGAGCCACTCCATGGTGCTCGGCGTGATCGGCCGCGGCGAAATCAACGAGGGCGACGCCCTCGAAACCATGCGCACCCTCGTCTTCGACAGCCACGAACCCCGCGCCAACCAGTTCGCCCACGCCCGCACCGCCATCGGCATCTTCCGCACCCTGCGCAACGGCGGCATCGTCGAGGTATACGAAGACCCCCGCGGGCACAGGCTGCTGCGCCTCACCGTTGAACTGCAGGCAAACTTCGCACTCAACCAGCCGCTGTCACCGTTCGCGCTCGCCGCAATCGAACTGCTCGACCCCGAGTCAGACACCTATGCCCTCGATGTCATCTCGATCATTGAGGCGACGCTCGAGAACCCGCGGGCGATCTTGCGCGCGCAAGAGCATGCTGCGCGCGGCGAGGCCGTGGCCGCGATGAAGGCTGAGGGGATCGAGTACGAGGAGCGCATGGAGCTGCTCGAAGAGATCACGTACCCGCAGCCGCTCAAGGAGCTGCTTGACGAGGCCTTCCACGAGTACCTCAAGGAGGTGCCGTGGGCGCGCGACTTCGAACTGAAGCCAAAGTCGGTGGTGCGCGACATGATCGAGCGGGCATTCGGTTTTCGCGACGTCGTCTCGTTCTACCAGCTGGGTCGCGCAGAAGGCGGCGTGCTGCGGTACCTCAGCGACGCGTTTCGCGCGATCTCACGCACCGTGCCCGAGCAGGCGAAAAGCCCCGAGCTCGAGGATCTCATTGACTGGCTCGGTGAGCTGGTGCGCCAGATCGACTCGAGCCTCATTGATGAGTGGGAGGAGCTCGCGAACCCCGAGGCGCACGCACAAAATGCTGATCCGGATCGCGCCCTGTCGATCGCACCCCCGGCGCGCTCGGTGCTTGCGAACGAGCGCGCGTTCCTCGTGATGCTGCGCAACGCGCTGTTTCGGCGCGTGCAGGGGGCCGCGTTCGAGCGGTACTCCGAACTCGCCGAGCTCGATGGCCCCGGGGGCTTCAGCGAGCAGAAATGGCGCGATGCGCTCGCGGGGTACTACACCGAGTACGACGAGATTCTGCTCGACGGCGATGCGCGGTCAGCCGCGCTCGTGCAGATCGACCGTTCGAGTGCCGACGAGGGGATCTGGCGTTTTCGGCAGGTGCTGCTCGACCCCGAGAACGACCGTGATTGGCGCATTGAGGGCACCGTCGATCTCGAGAAATCTGAGCTCGAGGGCGAACCCGTGGTGCGGGTCGACCGCGTGGGCCCCTTCGCGGGGGAGTAG
- a CDS encoding Lrp/AsnC family transcriptional regulator has product MVDGVKNLRLDVELDDVDRKILGELQANGRITNAELAERVGVAASTCIARVRSLVSRRVISGFTATVDPRKIGLDLQVLISVTVRSGARQLITEMSDQLKSLPEVTQLFFLGGVEDFIIHLAARDSDHVRDFVTEHLSAHPAVSSTRTSIVFSHHQNPVSAAA; this is encoded by the coding sequence ATGGTTGATGGAGTGAAGAATCTGCGGCTAGATGTCGAACTAGACGACGTAGATCGCAAGATCCTCGGTGAGTTGCAGGCAAACGGCCGCATTACGAATGCTGAGCTCGCAGAACGTGTGGGCGTGGCAGCTTCCACGTGCATCGCACGCGTGCGCAGCCTGGTGAGCCGCCGCGTCATTTCGGGCTTCACCGCCACCGTCGACCCGCGCAAAATCGGCCTCGATCTGCAGGTGCTCATTAGCGTGACGGTGCGCTCGGGCGCGCGTCAGCTGATCACCGAAATGAGTGACCAGCTGAAATCACTGCCCGAGGTCACTCAGCTGTTCTTTCTGGGCGGGGTCGAAGACTTCATCATTCACCTCGCGGCGCGCGACTCAGACCACGTGCGTGACTTCGTCACCGAGCACCTTTCGGCGCACCCCGCGGTGTCATCCACGCGCACCAGCATCGTCTTCAGCCATCACCAAAACCCGGTGAGCGCCGCCGCGTAA
- a CDS encoding Ppx/GppA phosphatase family protein: MRLGVIDVGSNTVHLLIVDAHAGASPVPYHSQRSVVRLMRYLGPGGEILEEGVRLILEAVAEAARTAREIGIDDLICTATSAVREASNGDDVLAQIERVSGIEPHVLSGEDEARITMLAVRRWLGWSAGEVLLFDIGGGSFEIAQGADEYPDVQVSLPLGAGRSTIQYLPEDPPSREAVSALRAHARNEFTRVRNEMFQGRPRPKRVVGTSKTIRSLARLIGGPADPVSGDLAPLHYAGLREWEPSLRDMPGSVREYLPGITPERGYQIMAGAVVLRTAMKVFDVTTLTISPWALREGIVLRYIDALDGRGADPVAQ; encoded by the coding sequence ATGCGCCTTGGAGTCATCGACGTCGGATCCAACACGGTTCACCTGCTCATCGTGGATGCCCACGCTGGCGCAAGCCCCGTGCCCTACCACTCGCAGCGCTCGGTGGTGCGGTTGATGCGGTACCTCGGGCCGGGCGGCGAGATTCTTGAAGAGGGCGTCAGGCTGATCCTCGAGGCGGTCGCCGAAGCTGCCCGCACCGCGCGCGAGATCGGCATCGATGACCTGATCTGCACCGCCACCAGCGCGGTACGCGAAGCCTCAAACGGCGACGACGTGCTTGCCCAAATCGAGCGCGTGAGCGGCATCGAACCGCACGTGCTGTCGGGCGAAGACGAGGCCCGCATCACCATGCTGGCCGTGCGCCGTTGGCTCGGCTGGTCGGCGGGCGAGGTGCTGCTGTTTGACATTGGCGGCGGCTCGTTTGAAATCGCGCAGGGGGCCGACGAATACCCCGATGTGCAGGTCTCGCTGCCGCTCGGGGCCGGTCGCTCGACGATCCAGTATCTGCCTGAAGACCCGCCCTCGCGCGAGGCCGTGTCTGCGTTGCGCGCGCACGCCCGCAACGAGTTCACGCGTGTGCGCAATGAGATGTTCCAGGGCCGCCCGCGCCCCAAGCGCGTGGTGGGCACCTCAAAGACCATTCGTTCGCTCGCACGCCTGATCGGTGGCCCCGCCGACCCCGTTTCGGGTGACCTGGCCCCGCTGCACTACGCGGGTCTGCGCGAGTGGGAGCCGTCGCTGCGCGATATGCCGGGTTCGGTGCGCGAGTACTTGCCGGGCATCACCCCCGAGCGCGGCTACCAAATCATGGCCGGTGCCGTGGTGCTGCGCACCGCGATGAAGGTGTTTGATGTCACCACGCTGACGATCTCGCCGTGGGCGCTGCGCGAGGGTATCGTGCTGCGCTACATCGACGCGCTTGATGGGCGCGGGGCCGATCCGGTCGCACAGTAA
- the ald gene encoding alanine dehydrogenase yields MRVGIPTEIKNNENRVAITEPGVFELTRRGHEVLVQAGAGLGSAITDADYIAAGAKIIEGADQIWAEADMILKVKEPIASEYAKMRKGQVLFTYLHLAADRTLTDAVLASGTTAIAYETVQLPTRGLPLLAPMSEVAGRLSVQVGANALMKANGGRGILLGGVTATRRGKVVVIGGGAAGEQAARIAFGMGAEVTVIDIFLPRLKQLEDEFNGRIQTRTSNAHNITEALKEADLVIGSVLIPGEKAPKLVTDEMVAQMKTGSVLVDIAIDQGGCFENSRPTTHDDPTYPVHNSIYYCVANMPGAVPETSTAALTNATLPYVVSLADKGWVKALNADASLAKGLNAHDGVVTFKGVADAFDGLPYSSVEDVLAAQA; encoded by the coding sequence ATGCGCGTCGGTATTCCCACCGAAATTAAGAACAATGAGAACCGCGTCGCCATCACGGAGCCCGGTGTATTCGAGCTGACCCGTCGTGGCCACGAGGTACTGGTGCAGGCTGGCGCTGGTCTCGGCTCAGCTATCACGGATGCCGACTACATCGCCGCTGGCGCCAAGATCATCGAGGGCGCAGACCAGATCTGGGCTGAAGCCGACATGATCCTCAAGGTCAAGGAGCCCATCGCTTCTGAGTACGCGAAGATGCGTAAGGGCCAGGTGCTGTTCACCTACCTGCACCTCGCGGCAGACCGCACCCTCACCGACGCAGTGCTCGCTTCGGGCACCACCGCCATCGCCTACGAGACGGTGCAGCTGCCCACCCGCGGCTTGCCCCTCCTCGCCCCCATGTCTGAGGTTGCTGGCCGTCTGTCCGTTCAGGTCGGCGCAAACGCACTCATGAAGGCCAACGGCGGCCGCGGCATCCTCCTCGGTGGCGTCACCGCAACCCGTCGCGGCAAGGTCGTCGTCATCGGCGGCGGTGCAGCAGGCGAGCAGGCTGCACGTATTGCATTCGGCATGGGTGCCGAGGTTACCGTTATCGATATCTTCCTCCCCCGCCTGAAGCAGCTCGAGGATGAGTTCAACGGTCGCATTCAGACCCGCACCTCGAACGCTCACAACATCACCGAGGCACTCAAGGAAGCCGATCTCGTGATCGGTTCGGTGCTGATCCCCGGCGAGAAGGCCCCCAAGCTCGTCACCGACGAGATGGTGGCCCAGATGAAGACGGGCTCAGTGCTCGTGGACATCGCGATCGACCAGGGTGGCTGCTTCGAGAACTCGCGCCCCACCACGCACGACGATCCCACCTACCCGGTGCACAACTCGATCTACTACTGCGTGGCCAACATGCCCGGCGCGGTCCCCGAGACCTCGACCGCTGCACTCACCAACGCAACGCTTCCCTACGTCGTGTCGCTCGCCGACAAGGGCTGGGTCAAGGCACTGAACGCTGACGCATCACTCGCCAAGGGCCTCAACGCCCACGACGGTGTGGTCACGTTCAAGGGCGTCGCTGACGCGTTTGATGGCCTGCCGTACTCCTCGGTTGAGGATGTGCTCGCAGCACAGGCATAA
- a CDS encoding GlxA family transcriptional regulator codes for MRIAIHAFEGMTLFHLATPLLVFGEVTRLGLADGWSAEVFTETGGPVRSEEGYVIGDVAGPNIVRDAQMLVLPSWLNELPEPSADLLQLIHEAHDRDTQIVGLCLGAYPVARSGLLDGRTAVTHWGAARAVAAQTPAVSFNDSALYIDHGDVLTSAGTASALDACLHIVRTHLGSAAAAAVARGIVVAPHRDGDQAQYIARPLPDRDLDGPLGKTMLWALANLDQDLGVASLAAHATMSKRNFTRRFTEATGLSPAKWVLNRRLDDARQLLETTSWSIARIAESCGFGSPVTFRQNFVAAFSTTPTSYRTRFSQNEGPDRSREG; via the coding sequence ATGAGAATCGCCATTCACGCGTTCGAAGGCATGACGCTGTTTCATCTCGCCACGCCCTTGCTGGTATTCGGGGAAGTCACCAGGTTGGGGCTCGCCGACGGGTGGAGTGCCGAGGTCTTCACCGAGACGGGCGGCCCGGTGCGCAGCGAAGAAGGCTACGTCATCGGTGACGTCGCGGGCCCAAACATCGTGCGCGACGCACAGATGCTGGTGCTCCCATCGTGGCTGAATGAACTGCCCGAACCATCCGCTGATCTGCTGCAACTCATTCACGAGGCTCATGACCGCGACACCCAGATCGTGGGCCTCTGCCTCGGGGCCTACCCGGTGGCGCGTAGTGGGCTGCTCGACGGCCGCACCGCAGTAACCCACTGGGGTGCGGCGCGGGCGGTCGCGGCACAAACGCCCGCAGTCTCGTTCAACGACTCAGCGCTGTATATCGACCACGGCGACGTGCTGACCTCGGCGGGCACCGCATCGGCGCTCGACGCCTGCCTGCACATTGTGCGCACGCACCTGGGATCAGCGGCCGCCGCAGCGGTGGCCAGGGGGATCGTCGTCGCGCCGCACCGCGACGGCGATCAAGCGCAATACATTGCGCGCCCGCTGCCTGACCGAGATCTCGATGGGCCGCTGGGCAAAACGATGCTGTGGGCGCTCGCCAATCTAGATCAAGACCTGGGGGTCGCGAGCCTGGCCGCGCACGCCACCATGAGCAAGCGAAACTTCACGCGAAGGTTTACCGAGGCGACCGGGCTGTCTCCCGCCAAATGGGTGCTGAATCGGCGGCTAGATGATGCCCGTCAGCTGCTAGAAACGACGAGCTGGAGCATTGCCCGCATCGCCGAGTCATGCGGCTTTGGGAGCCCGGTGACGTTTCGACAGAACTTCGTGGCCGCTTTCTCAACCACCCCTACGTCCTACCGCACCCGCTTCAGCCAGAATGAGGGCCCCGATCGCAGCCGTGAGGGGTAA
- a CDS encoding pyridoxal phosphate-dependent aminotransferase yields MTTTGVPQPSLPSRRSHVPAFEVMRITDEIARRRAAGHNVVSLCAGEPGAMPAPGTLKAAGYTGPLGTTPLREAIAGHYRAWHGVEVDPGTVAVTTGSSGAFQLVFLTLFDPGDRVALASPGYPAYRNILTALGVEVVEIPTGPETRYQPTPELLDAVVASGGPLAGLIIASPANPTGTMLSRAELQALVTWCDAQGTRLISDEIYHGITFPGAGDPDPRGVSARELSREAIVINSFSKYWGMTGWRLGWALLPESLVPAFEALASNFALSPPAPAQELALQAFAPETYAKRDAIVDDFARARTLILEAAPSLNWGQAAPSDGAFYYYSELGEAQLEQYGDSVKYAQALLEGADVAVVPGVDFDPVAGHRAVRLSYAAGERAVTEALERILKFQG; encoded by the coding sequence ATGACGACCACTGGAGTTCCTCAGCCTTCACTGCCCTCCCGGCGCTCACACGTTCCTGCGTTTGAGGTGATGCGCATCACCGACGAGATCGCGCGCCGCCGCGCGGCCGGCCACAACGTCGTATCGCTGTGCGCGGGGGAGCCCGGCGCGATGCCGGCCCCGGGCACGCTGAAGGCCGCGGGCTACACCGGCCCGCTCGGCACGACTCCGCTGCGCGAGGCGATCGCGGGGCACTACCGTGCGTGGCACGGGGTCGAGGTTGATCCGGGAACGGTCGCGGTGACCACCGGATCATCGGGGGCGTTCCAGCTGGTGTTTCTCACGCTGTTTGACCCGGGCGATCGGGTCGCGCTTGCGAGCCCCGGGTACCCCGCGTATCGCAACATTTTGACGGCGCTCGGCGTTGAGGTCGTCGAAATTCCCACCGGCCCCGAGACGCGCTACCAGCCCACGCCCGAGCTGCTCGATGCCGTGGTGGCGAGCGGTGGCCCGCTCGCCGGGCTCATCATTGCGTCGCCGGCCAATCCCACGGGCACCATGCTCAGCCGCGCCGAGCTGCAGGCGCTCGTCACCTGGTGCGACGCGCAAGGCACCCGGCTCATCAGCGACGAGATCTATCACGGCATTACGTTTCCGGGGGCGGGGGATCCGGATCCGCGCGGCGTCAGCGCCCGCGAGCTGAGCCGCGAAGCCATCGTGATCAACTCATTCTCGAAGTACTGGGGCATGACGGGATGGCGGCTCGGTTGGGCCCTGCTGCCGGAGTCCCTCGTGCCGGCGTTCGAAGCGCTCGCATCGAACTTCGCGTTGTCGCCGCCCGCGCCCGCACAAGAGCTTGCACTGCAGGCATTCGCCCCCGAAACGTACGCCAAGCGCGACGCGATCGTCGACGACTTTGCGCGGGCGCGCACGCTGATCCTCGAAGCGGCGCCGAGCCTGAACTGGGGGCAGGCCGCTCCCTCTGATGGTGCGTTCTATTACTACTCAGAGTTGGGCGAGGCGCAGCTCGAACAGTACGGCGACTCGGTGAAGTACGCGCAGGCGCTGCTCGAGGGCGCCGATGTGGCCGTGGTGCCGGGCGTCGATTTTGATCCGGTCGCGGGTCATCGCGCCGTCAGACTCTCGTATGCCGCGGGCGAGCGGGCGGTCACCGAAGCGCTCGAACGCATCCTGAAGTTTCAGGGGTAG